Proteins found in one Aphelocoma coerulescens isolate FSJ_1873_10779 chromosome 27, UR_Acoe_1.0, whole genome shotgun sequence genomic segment:
- the RAB5C gene encoding ras-related protein Rab-5C: MAGRGGAARPNGPAAGNKICQFKLVLLGESAVGKSSLVLRFVKGQFHEYQESTIGAAFLTQTVCLDDTTVKFEIWDTAGQERYHSLAPMYYRGAQAAIVVYDITNTDTFVRAKNWVKELQRQASPNIVIALAGNKADLATKRAVDFQDAQTYADDNSLLFMETSAKTAMNVNEIFMAIAKKLPKNEPQNAPGGPGRNRVVDLQESSQPSRSQCCSN; the protein is encoded by the exons ATGGCAGGTCGAGGTGGAGCTGCCCGACCGAATGGACCAGCTGCTGGGAACAAAATCTGCCAGTTTAAACTTGTTCTCTTGGGCGAGTCAGCGGTGGGGAAGTCCAGCCTGGTCCTGCGCTTTGTGAAGGGGCAGTTCCACGAGTACCAGGAGAGCACGATTGGAG CTGCCTTCCTAACACAGACAGTGTGTCTGGATGACACAACAGTGAAGTTTGAGATCTGGGACACGGCGGGGCAGGAGCGGTACCACAGCCTGGCCCCCATGTACTACCGGGGGGCTCAGGCAGCCATCGTGGTCTACGACATCACGAACACA GACACATTTGTACGAGCCAAGAACTGGGTGAAAGAGTTGCAGAGGCAGGCTAGCCCCAATATTGTAATTGCACTAGCAGGAAACAAGGCAGACCTTGCTACCAAGAGAGCTGTGGACTTCCAG GATGCACAAACATATGCAGATGACAACAGCTTGCTGTTCATGGAGACGTCGGCGAAGACAGCGATGAATGTGAATGAAATCTTCATGGCAATAG CCAAGAAACTGCCAAAAAATGAACCCCAGAATGCTCCTGGTGGCCCAGGCAGGAATCGGGTGGTGGAccttcaggagagcagccagCCGAGCAGAAGCCAGTGCTGCAGCAACTGA
- the KCNH4 gene encoding potassium voltage-gated channel subfamily H member 4, which translates to MPVMKGLLAPQNTFLDTIATRFDGTHSNFILANAQGLCGFPIVYCSDGFCDLTGFARTEVMQKNCSCRFLCGAETSEPILQSIEKALDSRQEYQTEVCFYKKSGVAFWCRLDIMPIKNEKGEVVLFLFSFKDITESRGRSYPGDKKEEKQRSEKQRSKKPGNSHLRAARRQGRTMLHRISSQFVRRDRGEMKINRNVFENKPSIPEYKVASVQKSRFILLHYSIFKALWDWLILLATFYVAITVPYNVCFTGTEDSLSAARSTIVSDIAVEMLFILDIILNFRTTYVSQSGQVVYDPRSICIHYVATWFFVDLIAALPFDLLYIFNVTVTSLVHLLKTVRLLRLLRLLQKLDRYSQYSAMVLTLLMSMFALLAHWMACIWYVIGRKELESNDPRTWEIGWLHELGKRLEAPYINNSLGGPSIRSAYIASLYFTLSSLTSVGFGNVCANTDTEKIFSICTMLIGALMHAVVFGNVTAIIQRMYSRLSLYHTRMKDLKDFIRVHHLPQQLKQRMLEYFQTTWSVNNGIDANELLHDFPDELRADVAMHLNKDILQLPIFETASRGCLRSLSLHIKTSFCAPGEYLLRQGDALQANYFVCSGSLEVLKDNVVLAILGKGDLIGADLCSTEQVIKTNADVKALTYCDLQHIGLRGLCEVLQLYPEYASKFTADIHQDLTFNLREGSEMEGLCRYSRSPRLSQAPQPRPESGAAPEKALPSIVEDEEEPDEVFQQSPASTSRRKLLLPALSSSVRRGSLSSLLGDELCQVSALRHNCHSPARGSRGRSPSPQCRRDTRLLERDGGVGRRPAKLLIPSLHTHGPPDLSPRVVDGIEDNGGTSEPQTFCFNVDPPPSAARDSPTSARTDTGGPALMMEAEEIKQNISRLNQEINHLNQEVSHLSQELQGMMELLKSHLGAPHPPVCLCRLPAAVPPPPRPSPPAAPVPPSPPVPPSPPVLPSSLSSPTASPRAKRCPVRSRSAHAAALHPWVGAEGPRPPRADAPGPDPRRGSDSQPPSLPPRSARSFPGCSAGAWPRARPQPRSGSTSSH; encoded by the exons ATGCCGGTGATGAAGGGGCTGCTGGCGCCGCAGAACACCTTCCTGGACACCATCGCCACCCGCTTCGATGGCACAC ACAGCAACTTCATCCTGGCAAACGCACAGGGCCTCTGTGGCTTCCCCATCGTCTACTGCTCTGATGGCTTCTGCGACCTCACCGGCTTTGCCCGCACCGAGGTCATGCAGAAGAACTGCAGCTGCCGCTTCCTCTGCGGGGCTGAGACCAGCGAGCCCATCCTGCAGAGCATCGAGAAGGCGCTGGACAGCAGGCAGGAGTACCAGACCGAGGTCTGCTTCTACAAGAAGAGTG GAGTTGCATTCTGGTGCCGGCTGGACATCATGCCCATCAAGAATGAAAAGGGGGAGGTggtgctcttcctcttctccttcaAGGACATCACAGAGAGCCGGGGCAGGAGCTACCCGGGTGACAAGAAGGAGG AGAAGCAGAGGAGCGAGAAGCAGAGGAGCAAGAAGCCTGGGAACTCACACCTGCGGGCTGCACGGAGGCAGGGCCGGACCATGCTGCACCGGATCAGCAGCCAATTTGTCCGGAGGGACCGTGGCGAGATGAAAATCAACCGT AACGTGTTTGAGAACAAGCCGTCCATCCCTGAGTACAAGGTGGCCTCAGTACAGAAGTCCCGCTTCATCCTGCTCCACTACAGCATCTTCAAGGCACTCTGGGACTGGTTGATCCTGCTGGCCACCTTCTACGTGGCTATCACTGTCCCCTACAACGTCTGCTTCACGGGCACAGAGGACAGTCTGTCAGCTGCTCGCAGCACCATTGTCAGCGACATCGCTGTAGAGATGCTCTTCATCCTGG ATATCATCCTGAACTTCCGGACAACATATGTGAGCCAGTCGGGCCAGGTTGTCTATGACCCTCGCTCCATCTGCATCCATTATGTGGCCACCTGGTTCTTCGTGGATCTGATTGCTGCTCTGCCCTTCGATCTGCTCTACATCTTCAATGTGACCGTG ACCTCGCTGGTTCACCTGCTGAAGACGGTGCGGCTGCTGCGGCTGCTGCGGCTGCTGCAGAAGCTGGACCGGTACTCGCAGTACAGCGCCATGGTGCTGACGCTGCTCATGTCCATGTTCGCGCTGCTGGCGCACTGGATGGCCTGCATCTGGTACGTCATCGGCCGCAAGGAGCTGGAGAGCAACGACCCCCGCACCTGGGAGATTG GCTGGCTGCACGAGTTGGGCAAGAGGCTGGAGGCTCCCTACATCAACAATTCGTTGGGGGGCCCCTCCATCCGCAGCGCCTACATCGCCTCCCTCTACTTCACCCTCAGCAGCCTGACCAGCGTGGGCTTCGGCAACGTCTGCGCCAACACCGACACCGAGAAGATCTTCTCCATCTGCACCATGCTCATTGGGG cactgatGCACGCCGTTGTCTTTGGCAATGTCACGGCCATCATCCAGCGCATGTACTCCCGCCTCTCGCTCTACCACACCCGCATGAAGGACCTCAAGGACTTCATCCGCGTCCATCACCTGCCCCAGCAGCTCAAGCAGAGGATGCTGGAGTACTTCCAGACCACCTGGTCGGTGAACAACGGCATCGATGCTAACGAG ctgctgcacgACTTCCCCGATGAGCTGCGTGCAGACGTGGCCATGCACCTCAACAAGGACATCCTGCAGCTGCCCATCTTTGAGACGGCCAGCCGGGGCTGCCTCCGCTCCCTCTCGCTCCACATCAAGACCTCATTCTGTGCCCCGGGGGAGTATCTGCTGCGCCAGGGTGACGCGTTGCAGGCCAACTACTTCGTCTGCTCTGGCTCCCTCGAGGTGCTGAAGGACAACGTGGTCCTGGCCATCCTGG GTAAAGGGGATTTGATTGGAGCCGACctgtgcagcacagagcaggtgaTCAAGACCAATGCCGATGTGAAGGCACTGACCTACTGCGACCTGCAGCACATTGGGCTGCGGGGGCTCTGTGAAGTGCTGCAGCTCTATCCTGAGTACGCCAGCAAGTTTACAGCTGACATCCACCAGGACCTGACCTTCAACCTGCGGGAGGGCAGCGAGATGGAG GGGCTCTGCCGCTACTCCCGGTCCCCGAGGCTGTCGCAGGCGCCACAG CCTCGTCCGGAGAGCGGTGCTGCCCCGGAGAAGGCCCTTCCCTCCATtgtggaggatgaggaggagccCGACGAGGTTTTCCAGCAGTCGCCTGCCAGCACCTCCCGCCgcaagctgctgctgcccgcGCTGAGCAGCTCAGTGCGCCGTGGCTCCCTTAGCAGCCTCCTGGGTGATGAGCTGTGCCAGGTCTCAGCCCTGCGGCACAACTGCCACTCGCCAGCCCGTGGCAGccgcggccgcagcccctcTCCACAGTGCCGGCGGGACACCCGGCTCCTGGAGCGGGATGGTGGCGTGGGCAGGAGGCCGGCCAAGCTCCTCATCCCCTCCCTGCACACTCACGGCCCACCCGACCTCAGTCCCAG AGTTGTGGATGGGATTGAAGACAACGGAGggacatcagagccacaaaccTTCTGCTTCAACGTGGACCCGCCGCCGAGCGCGGCAAGGGACTCTCCCACCTCAG CACGGACTGACACAGGCGGCCCAGCCCTGATGATGGAGGCAGAGGAGATAAAGCAGAACATCAGCAGGCTCAACCAGGAG ATCAACCACCTCAACCAGGAGGTTTCGCACctcagccaggagctgcagggcatGATGGAGCTGCTCAAGAGTCACCTGGGCGCCCCGCATCCCCCCGTCTGTCTCTGCCGCCTGCCCGCGGCCGTCCCGCCGCCCCCCCGACCCTCGCCGCCCgctgccccggtgccccccTCGCCGCCGGTGCCCCCCTCGCCGCCGgtgctccccagctccctcagctccccCACCGCCAGCCCCCGGGCCAAACGCTGCCCCGTCCGCAGCCGCTCTGCCCACGCCGccgccctgcacccctgggtgGGCGCCGAGGGACCGCGCCCGCCGCGAGCGGACGCCCCCGGCCCCGACCCTCGCCGGGGCTCGGACTCGCAGCCCCCCTCGCtgccgccccgctccgcccgttCCTTCCCCGGCTGCTCGGCCGGGGCttggccccgcgcccgcccgcaGCCGCGCTCCGGCTCCACCAGCTCCCACTGA
- the HCRT gene encoding hypocretin neuropeptide precursor, whose translation MGHAPEPLGHLKTPRRMEVPNTKVGLGCYSPWGQENSDGWEVGICCPLLRQPRRAACLLLLLLFCSLAAARQTLPHCCRQKTCSCRVYDLLHGMGNHAAGILTLGKRKSVPLAFQSRLYRLLHGSGNHAAGILTMGKRGQHPGTTCHDSLGCPAGTDAQPTAVPRGADSSPAGPRECQGHSGKDLSSSQAQGAARSFY comes from the exons ATGGGACATGCCCCAGAGCCGCTCGGCCACCTGAAGACCCCCAGAAGGATGGAGGTGCCCAACACCAAGGTGGGGCTGGGGTGCTACAGCCCCTGGGGACAAGAGAACAGCGATGGGTGGGAGGTCGGAAT ATGCTGTCCGTTGCTCCGGCAGCCCCGGCGAGCTGcctgcctcctgctcctgctcctgttctgctccctggctgctgcccgGCAGACCCTGCCCCACTGCTGCCGGCAGAAGACCTGCTCCTGCCGTGTCTACGACCTCCTGCACGGCATGGGCAACCACGCCGCTGGCATCCTCACACTGGGCAAGAGGAAGAGCGTCCCCCTGGCCTTCCAGAGCCGGCTCTACCGCCTGCTCCATGGCTCCGGCAATCACGCTGCGGGCATCCTCACAATGGGCAAGCGCGGGCAGCACCCTGGCACCACCTGCCACGACTCGCTGGGCTGCCCTGCGGGCACGGACGCCCAACCGACAGCGGTACCGCGAGGTGCTGACAGCAGCCCTGCCGGCCCCAGGGAGtgccagggacactcagggaagGACCTGAGCTCGAGCCAGGCCCAGGGAGCTGCAAGGAGCTTTTACTGA